CAGCGTATTTTGCTGACTTACTGACCCTATCGACACGGGATCGAAATGCTGAAGCCTAAAACATATCTAACCACGTTTCTCGTCTTTGGCTTACTGTTTAGCCAAATGGCATCTGCCCACACTAAATATGAAGTGAGGGAAATAGAAAACGGTGGCTATATGCTGCTCAACACCGTTACCGGTGATTTGAATGTTTGTGAGCGGCAGCATGATGGCTATCGCTGTGAGAACTTTGTTCCTTTGTCTGATGAGTTGATAGAGGCAAAAAGCACGCCGTCTGATTGGCATAGTGCTTTCAAAACGACCTTCCAAAACGCCGTTTTAAAGGCGCGCAGTGGACTATTGTTTTTACTGGCAGAAGAAAATTTTGAAGGCATCACCAATCTGTCAAAAGAAGCCTTCAATCGGCTGTTCATCTTCACCGACCAATTAAAAGCACGCAGCTAGCAATGGCGATCTCACTGACAAGAATAATAATTGCTCTTTTGGGGATCGGTTTAACCGTTCTCATCATCCTTGCAGTTTTCGAAGCTCCCATTAATGAGAGCTTTGTAAGAATTACACAGGATTTTTGGGGTTGGAGCGCCTTCGTCGACCTTTATCTAGGCTTTATTTTGATCGCAATCATCATTGCCGCCTTTGAAGAAAACAAAATTGTTGCAGCCTTCTGGATTTTGCCAGTATTCTTTTTGGGCAATATTTGGTCAGCATTGTGGTTCGTGCTCAAACTACCAACACTTGCAAATCGCCTAAAAAGGCACGCAATACCTAAGTGAACGCTCATTAATTAAGCGAAAGCACAAATTTGTGCCATCTACCACTTTTTCATGATTGCGCTAGGTAAAGTTTCTGCGATATTGTGCACACTTAGCGGGAGGGCTAAATTTTGATGACAGCACCATGCATAGTGGTTGCAGATGACCATCCTTTATTCAGGGATGCGCTATCTGGCATCATATCTGTTGGCTTCTCTGGAGCCTCAGTTGTTTCAGCAGAAGACCTAACAACGACCATTAAAGCACTTGAAGAAACTGCCGATGTGGACTTGGTATTGTTGGACCTTAACATGCCAGGCGTTCAAGGTTTTTCAGGCCTGATTTTTTTGCGCGGCCAATATCCGACAATTCCAATCATCGTGGTTTCTGGTAGCGAGGACCTTGATACGATCCGCCGTTCAGTTTCGCTCGGCGCATCAGGGTTCATTCCAAAATCTAGTGATACAGACACAATCAAAAGTGCAATGAATAATGTGCTTAATGGTGGTGTTTGGGTACCCGATCAAGCAGCTATTGATAATGAAACTGAAGATGATGAGTTGCTCGAAATAGCGTCGCGTCTTTCAACCCTGACACCGCAACAAATGCGAGTGTTGATGATGTTGAAAGAAGGCCTGCTCAACAAGCAAATCGCTTATGAGTTGACCGTGTCTGAGGCAACAGTAAAAGCCCATGTATCAGCGATTTTACAAAAGCTCGATGTAAACAGCCGCACGCAAGCTGTTATCGTTGCATCCAAAATCGCCACAACTTAAAATCACCAGAAGCAGGACCTAGGGTCAAGGCCGTAGCCTATTCAGCAGCAACCCGCGTTAAACGCCATTGCGACAATAGGGCACGAAGTGCTGCTGGCTTCAACGGTTTGCGCAAGACCAGTATTGCGCGCTCTTCAGCCGTATTTTGCACAGCACGTGAGCGATCCGCAGTCAGCAAAATACTCGGCAAGTCGGCGCGATGGCGATTGCGGCATTCTTCAATCACATCAATGCCGGTTCCAACATCAAGGTGATAATCTGCAATAATTCCATCTGGCACATCGCCATGTTCATCAATCACATCGAGAGCGTTTTTGAGGCTGTCAGCTGTCAAAACAGTGCAATCCCATCCAGACAACATCGAACGCATGCCCTTCAAAATTTCAGGTTCATTATCAATACATAAAATAACAAGCCCGTTTAGCTGAGCGCTGACAGGTGACGGCGCAACAAGCTCTTTGCTCGCCTTATCAATATTGGCAGGCTTCGCAACACTCTTAACCCCAACAGAAAATTTGGAGCCTTGTCCAAGTTCAGATTCAAACTCAATCGGATGGTTTAAAACCTTCGAAATACGCTCCACAATTGACAAACCAAGCCCTAAGCCAGATGCAGCTCTCGCGCCATCTTCAAGGCGGTGGAATTCTCTAAAAATATCTCCACGATGGGTTTCGGCTATGCCTTGTCCCGTATCAGTCACCTCAATCACAAAGTCATTTTTCGAACCTTTTGCCGCAACCAACACCTTACCCGTTTCTGTGTATTTGATGGCGTTCGAAATTAAGTTTTGTAACAATCGGCGAAGCAGCCGTTCATCGGAATTCACAAAGGCTGCAGAGTGAGAAATGGTAAGCGATAAGTCCTTCTCCATTGCTTGGGGTGCGAATTCAACTTCCAATTGATCAAACACATCTTGAATAGCGAAGATGGCAAATCGCGGTTTTAGGGCACCCGTGTCCAGCCGACCAATATCAAGAACGGCACCTAAGATATCTTCCACGCCACCCAGCGACGCATTGATCTTTTGGACATATTCTTCCGTCACCTGATCGCCGTCCCGTGTCGCTCTATCTGCTAACGTTGTGGCGTATAAACGTGCAGCATTGAGAGGTTGCAAGATGTCGTGTCCAGCAGCGGCCAGAAAACGCGTCTTGCCTATATTAGCGTCATCGGCTTCAGCCTTCGCATCAGTCAATTCACTATTGAGATACATCAATTCTTCTGTCCGCGTTCTAACCCGTGCTTCCAACGTTTCATTTGATCGTGTCAGCGCTTCTTCATTCAATATACGGTTGGTAATATCGTTGATAGACAGCACAAAACCACCTTCAGGCATCGGCTTAGTACGCACTTCAACCGCACGACGGGCGATTGCAAGGCGCTCTGTGATAACCTCAGTACTGCCACTATAAGAAGCAATACGACTTGCAATGTCCCCCTCAATCGAACCAAGACCAAATTCGCCTGCTTCTGCCATATGTCGCAAAATTCGGCCAAGCGACGTGCCCACCTCCCCAAACTCAACAGGCAAATCCAAGATGGTGCGGAAGTTTCTGTTCCAACAGGTAAGCCGTAAATCAGAATCAAACACGGCCAAGCCCTGTTCAACCTCATCAATCGCAACTTGCAAAAGTTCGCGGTTATATTGAATGGCCGCGGTTGCTTCATCCAACAATTGCACCGCTTCTTGCGGGTCTGCCCTTTGCCTGCTGATTAACAATGTCATGACAAGACGCGCAGACGATGCACCAATGGCAGAAGCGAGCAATTGCTCAGCAAAACGCAATAGCGGCACATCGGCAATATTGTCAGGATTGAGAACCAAGGAGTTTTCACGCGCGAAACGATCAAAGGAGCGCGCGACCCGTTCTTGGCCAAGATAATGACCAACTGTGTCCTGCAACTCACCCACCTTAATTGGCGTATGCCAGCGCTTATAAACATGTGAAGGCACATAACTACGCGCCACGAAAACATCTGATTGAAGCCGTTCAATTGGCGATTGTGTGGTCATAAGAGAGACCACAACAAACAAAAGGCTATTCACACCAAGCGACCAAAGCGTCCCATGCATAAGAGGCGAAAACTCGGTGCCAAACAAAGCTCTCGGTTTCAAGGCTTCAATGCCGAAAGGGCCGTTCGCAAGAATAGACGGGTCGATCAAACCTGAATCGACAAAAGTTGGTAAAATCAACGTGTAAGCCCAAAGCAAAAAGCCAACACCCATTGAGGCAATAGCGCCTCTTGATGTTGCCCGCTTCCAAAAAAGCCCACCAAAGAAGGCCGGGGCAAGTTGTGCAGCAGCCGCGAATGACAAAATACCGATAGACACCAAAGCCGCCGTATCACCCGCCACGCGGTAATAAACATAAGCAAGCAGAATAATCAGGAAGATCGCCCCTCGGCGAATATTCAAGATCAAGCCGTACATGTCACGATAAGGAATAACGCGGTTTGATGAACGGCGAACAATCCACGGCACAACAATGTCATTAGACACCATGATCGCAAGGGCAACTGTCGCAACAATCACCATCGCGGTCGCCGCCGATAGCCCGCCTAGAAATGCCACAATGGATATGAAATCCGCCCCATGTGAAAGAGGCAAAGCAAGCACAAATGAATCTTCATTGACCGCCGTATCGAATGACAACAAGCCAGCCAAAGCAATCGGCGCTACAAACAAATTGATCAAAATCAAATAAAGCGGAAACAACCAAATTGCGCGACGAGACTCATTGCCGCCGTTACTTTCCACCACCATTACATGAAATTGCCTTGGGAGAATAAAGAACGCACCAAAACTCAATATCGCAAAGCTAATCCATAAACCGTCACCCTGCTCTTGTATCAATGAGCGATATAATACTCCGCTTTCCTCGCCTTGCTGATAAAGGTCACCTGGACCATCAAACATGAACCAAGTGACGTAAATACCAACCGCCAAAAAAGCGACAAGCTTGATGACGGATTCAGTCGCGACTGCGAGCATCAAACCATTTTGGTGTTCCGTTGCATCCGTGTGACGTGCCCCAAACAAAATCGCAAAAGCCGCCATAGAGATCGCAATCAACAAAGGCAAATCACTGAAAAACGGGATGCTAGCCTCATTAGATAGCGTTTGATCACTCACCATAATCGCGACAGATGTTGAAAGCGCCTTTAACTGCAAAGCGATGTAGGGAACCGTACCAATCACAGCAATCAAGGTCGCGATCACAGCAACCGATTGCCGCTTGCCATATCTTGAGGCCAAAAAGTCAGCAATTGAAGTGATGCGTTCTTCTTTTGATAGCCTAATGATCCGGCGAAGAAGCGGATAACCAACAGTCACCAAAAGAACGGGACAGATATAAATCGCAAGGAAATCAAAACCTGAACGGGCCGCCACACCAACCGAGCCAAAGAACGTCCAAGAGGTGCAATACACAGCAATAGACAGAGCATAAATCGTCGGGCGCCAGCGCAACCAACGCTCAGAGCCTGCCTGCCTGTCGCCATAGGTCGCGACCAAAAACAGAAAGCCCATATAAACAAGCGAGATCAGCGCGATGGCTAATCCGCTGGTTAAATCAATTTTCCCAAATGTCGCAAGCAGGTCGCTCATCATTACTCAAATCACACAATCAAAGGCATTCCGCAATTTTGTAGCACATTTTCAATCAAGCGCACAAAACAGCGTTAATCGAAAGTTAAAATAGGGCTTCACACGCGCGTGTTGCTTTGCTATCACTGCAACGCAAGGTAGAAATTCCGCAGAAAAATGCGGGCTAAAATTGCCACAAAAAGTAAAACTGTTAGTACTCAGGGGACAAAAATGTTAAAAGAATTCAAAGAGTTTGCCATGAAGGGCAACATGGTCGACATGGCTGTTGGTATCGTTATTGGTGCAGCATTCGGCGCAATCATTTCATCATTGGTGGATGATGTATTCATGCCAGTAATCGGGCTTTTGCTCGGCGGCATCGACTTTTCCAACTGGTTTATCCCACTTGGCGAAGGTACATTTGCTACTGTTGAAGCTGCAAAAGAAGCTGGTGTTGCAACAATCAACATTGGTCTCTTCATCAATGCGATCATCAAATTCATCATCATCGCTTTCGCGTTGTTCATGGTGATCAAAGGCATCAACTCTGCTAAGAAAAAAGAAGAAGAAGCACCAGCAGAACCAGCTGCACCGCCAGCAAACGAAGTTCTATTGGCAGAAATTCGCGACCTTTTGAGAAAATAGCGAACTGCAAACTTCAAGAATTGAAAAACCCCGGCTTAGCTGGGGTTTTTTATTGGGTGGTGAAACCCACCACGAACCAATCCGTAATTTGACGATAGATGACAATTTAGAAGGGCTGGCATTTCGCCCTTACAAACCAACGTTGCGCGGGCAACTGAGAACTAAAACCTAACAATGCTCCGTTGACCAATTGGCTTATGTGAAAACTCTGGTATATTAAGCTAAACCGACCGAATCTCGGGGGATTTTCATGGTCGAACGAAGCCGTTCTGGTGCGCTTGAATATAGCGTTCGGGGGAACGATAAAACTGATGCCGATAATTATCGAGCTTCAAATGACTTAACCGTCTTTGAAGCGCGGTTTAATACTGTCCTTAAAACGGCCAGTGACGGTATTATTGTGACCAATGATCGCGCGCGCGTTTTAATGTACAACAAGTCATGCGAGGCCTTGTTTGGCTATCAAGCCGGCGAAATTGTTGGACGCTATGCAACCCTGTTAATGCCGCCACGCCATGCGAGAACAGATATTGGTTCAATCATCGACTACGTCAAAAATGGCGGCGATGATGTGATTGGCACAACCCACCAAGTTTACGGACAGCATAAAGACGGTTCATTGATCCCAATTGAGCTAACAATTGGTGAGGCCGATACACCCGCGGGTCGTCAATTCATCGGTGTGGTCAAAGATCTAAGAGCACACCAAACAAATCAAAACCGTATTGACGAGCTTCAACAGCAAGTACTCAAACTTTCACGGCACAATGCCATCGAAGAAGTGAATGCTGGAATGGCGCATGAGATAAACCAACCTCTAACCGCCCTCACCCTTTATTTGCAGGCGATTGAGAAGAAGAACAAGGTCTTTGACTTGCTCGACAAAGACATGTCCGACATTTTGAGCAAAGCAATGCGAGAAACTGAACGCGCGGGCAAAATTATTCAACGCATGCGTTGGTTTGGAAAATATGCGTTGATGCAAGATACATCCGCAAACATCGCCACGCTTATTCAAGATGCCTTTGAATTAACAACGGTTGGCAACCAACGAAGCGGCTTGGAAATCAACATAAATATCGAGGAAAATCTGCCAGATTTGCGCATTGATGCCATTCAGATTCAGCAAATTTTCGTCAACTTAATCCGAAACGCAATTGAAGCTGTGGCGGACCATAAAAAGGCAACCATTTGGATTAATGCCAAATATGAAAACGACTTTGTTGCCATTTCTGTCGCTGACTCAGGCTCTGGAATCCCTGAGGAAGCGAGAGGGCAACTTTTTTGCACATTCGCCAGCAACAAAGACACAGGCATGGGGTTGGGATTAGCAATATCCAACACGATTGCAGAAAATCATGGTGGACATTTCGATGTTGATTATGGGGGTAACGAACAAGGGGCCACATTCACGTTCCACCTACCGGTGAACCAAAAAGGATAAGATCATTTTGTTAGAGGCATCAAATTCTGATCGTAAAAAAATCTACATCGTCGATGACGATATCTCTGTGCGTGATGCCCTGCGGACAATCTTTGATCTGGAAGGCTACCAGCCCATCCTTTTTGATCGTGGCGACCAATTGTTAGATGGCCTTCGCGTCCATGGTGATCACCCAATTTTATTAGATGTTCATATGCCCGGCTCCTCTGGATTAGATATACTCAGCGCAATAGAAGCCACCAAATATGAAGCGCCCATTTTCATTATTTCTGGTCAAGGCGACATTCCAATGGCCGTCGAAGCCATTAAAGCTGGTGCCCATGACTTCATCGAAAAGCCTTTTGACAGCGATAAAATCATCGAACGTGTCAACGATGGTATCGCAAAGTTTGCAGCAAAAGATCGCGCTGGTGCCCCTAGTTTCCCAGGGGCAGATCTTTTAACAACCCGCGAAAGCGAAGTCTTAAAACTAATCGCAGCTGGCGCTTCCAATAAAGAAGCCGGACTTGATCTCACCATCAGTCCTCGCACTATAGAAGTTCATCGCGCGCGCATCATGGAAAAGTTAGGCGCTAAAAACGCAGCTGACTTAGTCCGCATAGTCCTGAGCCCACCCTCTCAACACTTGCCTTCATAACAAAATAAAAGGCAAAAAAGCCCCAACTGGCCAAATAACCAGTTTAGTCAACTTAACCGCTCGTTAGTGCTAACTTGCTAAAATCCCCCTACCATTTGTATTGAGTAGGGAGCGGCCTGATGCAGGACGTTGATTTTTCAGAGCTATCATTTGTTGTTGCCGAAGATGGTGCCTACATGCGCGCTATCATCCGAAATATGCTGCAAGGCTTTGGTTGTCGCCAAATTCACGAAGCTGAAGACGGTGCAACAGCGCTTGAACTCATTGAGCGCGTCATGCCCGACATTGTCATTCTTGATTGGATCATGCCTGTTCTTGATGGCTCCGACGTTATGCGAATGATCCGCCAGCCCGAACATCCAATGGCTTATGTGCCCGTTATCATGGTAACGGCACACACGGAACGCAAACGCATTTTAGAAGCCCGCCAGCTTGGTGTGAATGAAGTGCTCGGCAAACCGTTTTCCGCTAAAGCCGTATCGCAACGCATTCGCTCCGTCATCATGAACTCCCGTTCCTTTGTCAACGAAGGCGGGTACTTTGGGCCAGAACCGCGGGAAGTCATCTCGAACCGTTCAACGGCATCAGCAGCCCTTCGTGCGAAACAACAAGCACAAGGCGAAGAGCAAGAGGCATAAGCAACGCCTTTGCGACATTTTTCGCGTGGGCACACCGTTTTTTGTGTTTCAGCAAGCCGCATCATAGCGTATTAAATTCCTTCAAAGAACAGAAGGATACCCCATGTCTCGTGCTATTATCGTTTGTAAGAGCTGCCGTTATACCGCAGAAGAAAAGGTTGATGGCGAGGGGGTTACTGGCGGCGAAAGATTAGCCGAGCACTTGCAAAAAGCGCTCGAAGGCCGCGATGACATCACCATACAAGAACAAGATTGCCTTTGGGCCTGTTCCCAACACTGCAATGTTGTGATGTCCGACACTGAACGTTTTTCCTATCTTGCAGGACGCTTTGAGCCGAAACAAGAAGCCGCTGACGCCATTGTGGAATGGTTTGATAAACACGGTACGAGCAAAACCGGCCAAGTGCCGTTTCGTGAATGGCCACAAGAAATGAAAGGCCATTTTATTGCCCGCTTGCCTGTTCAAGGCTCGCCTGAAAATACGGATCCTGAGTGATGATCACGCTGGTTCTTGGTGGGGCACGCTCAGGCAAAAGCCGATATGCTGAACAGCTCGGCCATGATTGGCTGGAAGTCAACCCAAAAGGCGAACGGCTTTATATTGCGACCTGCCAGGCATTCGATGATGAAATGTCGAACCGTATCGACAAGCACAAACAGCAGCGTGGCGATAATTGGAAAACGATCGAAGAGCCGTTTCAGTTGAGCGATTGCTTGACGAGAGATGCAAACAAGTCTCGCTTCATATTGGTAGACTGCTTGACCTTATGGCTCACCAATCACCTGCTTGCTGAAAATAACATTGATCAGGAAATCTCAAACCTCTGCGATGCACTTACCAAAGCAGAGGGCGAAATTGTTCTTGTCGCCAATGAAGTTGGCCTTGGCATCGTGCCTGAGAACAAACTCGCCAGACAGTTCCGCGACCACGCAGGTATTTGCAACCAACGGGTGGCCGAAGTTGCCGACCGTGTCGTGTTCATCGCCGCCGGATTACCATTGGCCATGAAGGGTTAGACCAGCATTAAGGCAAGCAAGGTGACCACACCCAAAGTCACGGCCAACAATGTCATGCTCCAACGAAAAAATTCGATTGCAATCTTGATATCGGTTTTCGTCAAAAAGTCCCGACCATGGCCCATGGTTGCAAGGTCAACTTCCCGCCCTTCATAAGAACGTGGCCCGCCAAGCTTCAAACCAAGAGCGCCCGCCATCGCCGCTTCCGGCCATCCTGCATTGGGTGAGAGGTGTGACTTAGCATCACGCATCATCACTTGATAGGCTTGCTTGCCCGACCATTTTTGCTGCAAAAAAGCAGTAGCCACAAAGAGAAATCCGCACAGGCGTGACGCTGGATAATTGGCCAAATCATCAAGCTTTGCTGATGCCCATCCAAAATCCACGTACTTCTCACTGCGGTAGCCAACCATGCTATCCGCCGTATTGATTGCTTTATAAACAGCAGCACCCGGCAAGCCAAAAAGCATCATCCAAAACAGCGGCGCAATCACACCATCAGCAGTGTTTTCTGCAAGGCTCTCAACGCCTGCTTTCGCCACTTCACTCTCGCTCAATTGGCTAGGGTCACGCCCCACAATATGGGATACAGCCGCACGGCCTTTGTCGATACTCTCACTCAGCCCTTTGCCAACTGCATCCACGAAATCTCTCAATGATTTTTGCGCAAGCATGGAGGAGGCAAGCACCGCCTCAATCAACAATCCACCAACGAATGCGCGCAGAAAAAGTGAGATGAAAATCGCAACCACTAAGACAACAGAAATGACAATTACAAGCGCAAACGCCCCCTTTAATCGTCGAGAATTAGGTAGCGAATTCTCACTATTTAAAGAACGGTCCAAAATCGAAATAAGTTTACCTATCCACACAACGGGATGAGTGATGGCCTTATAAAGCCAATCTGGATATCCAACTAATCTTTCGAAAATGAGAGCTGTAAGAGCAATCAAAAGATTCATGGCTAGGTAACTCATAGCCCGCTCACTACTGCTTTTAAACGAGCAAGCTCATCATCATTTGCAGGCAAGCCAACACGCAACCAATTTCCATTATAATCAAATGATCGGACATAAATTTTCGCACGAAGCAGTTCTTTGAAAAGGGCTAGTTTTGAACTTTGATCAACCAAAGTAAAAAGATCAGTACCGCCAACAACGGGAATAGAGGCGTGTCTGAATATCTCCAGAACCGCATCCGTTTGCGCCTTCAAAAAGGCCCTCGTCTCGTTCTGCCAAGCAACATTGGAGAGCGCTTGAAACCCAATTTCTAAGGCTGGTCCAGACACAGGCCAAGAGCCGAGCTGTTTTGCCATTCCCTCAATTATCGCGGGCGGTGCGACCATAAAACCAAGCCTTACGCCTGCTAAACCAAAAAATTTTCCAATAGATTTCAATATGATGACATTAAACTCATCAACCAAAGCAGCAGTCGGCTTCTCGCCATCACCTAAATCAGCGAAGGCTTCATCAACAATCAACCAACTACCCGCACGCGTTTGTTTCTCGGCCAAGCCAAGTAACTCGTCAGCGCTATATTTGCGACCATCGGGGTTATTAGGATTGGTCAAAACCAAATTTCCATCATGATGTTCATCCGCACTCCCAATTAAAGAACAAGCACGAGCACTGCGTTGCCAAGCAGCTGCGTGGTCACCATAAGTCGGGCTGACAATTGAGACAGCCTCACCTTCAAAGAGATTTGGCAAAAGCTGGATTAAGAGAGCGGAACCAGAGGCTGCAAGAACGTGATCAGAGGACGGCGCACGGTAATATGTGGTGGCTGCACCAATTAATTTTTCACGCAAATCTTGGGTTGGCAGCCCGTGCCACAAGGACATATCGAGTTCTGGGATTGGATAGGCGCGCGGATTAATTCCGGTCGACAAATCTATCCAGCTAGATAGGTTTCCTGCCTCAAACCCAAATTCACGAGCAAGCGCCATTGCACTTTTTAGATCGCCGCCATGCACAGGAGCCGCCATTAGCCATTCCCTTTTGCAATTTCATAAAGACGGTCTAAATCAACATGAGTTTCCATGTGATCGGCCAACTGATTGAGCGTTTCATCAATCAATGAATTGTAGGAGAGATCAGCGGTTTGAAGTCCAAATGATGCGAGATAGGATTTTCTGAAATCATCGCTTGAGAAAATACCGTGCAAATAGGTTCCGGCAATTTGCCCGTCCCGTGCAACAGCCCCTTCTGGTCGCCCCTCAATCTCAGCAAAGGGGCGCGCGTGCGCAGGTCCATCGCTTTCACCTAAATGCATCTCAAAGCCATCCATCATCTCACCACTGGCAAGATGTTTTGCCACGCGGTTTTCAAGTGATTTTTTCGGCGTTAAAATTGTCTCAATATCAAGCAGACCAAGCCCATCAATGCTGCCACTTGCCCCCTCGATGCCATCAGGGTCATGAATTTTTTTACCCAGCATTTGATAGCCACCACAAAGACCGAGCACGCGACCACCACGCCTGACATGGGCCTTGAGATCAATGTCCCAACCCTGTTCATTGAAAAAAGCCATATCGGCCATCGTCGATTTTGAACCGGGTAACAAAACCAAATCAGCATCGGCTGGAATGGGCTCGCCCGCTTGTACAAAAATAACGGCAACACCCTCTTCAAGCCGAAGCGGATCAAGGTCATCAAAATTGGCAATACGGGCAAGGCGCGGGACTGCGATCTTCATCTGTCCTTTGTCGTTCGAAACATTATCAAGCGCCAAAGCATCTTCAGCTGGAAGGTTTCGAGCAGCCGCAAAATGTGGAACGACACCAGCTGAAAACCAACCCGTCGCTTCTTCAACAATCTTTATGCCTTCATCAAACAACGACACATCGCCATGAAAATTATTGATGAGGAAGGCTTTGATCCGCTGATTATCAGCCTCATCCAAAACCGCCTTAGTCCCAACAAGTGAGGCGATCACTCCGCCGCGATGAATATCGCCGACCAGCATCACAGGCAAATCGGCAGCATGGGCAAACCCCATATTGGCAAGGTCTGCCTTTCGAAGATTAACCTCCGCAGGACTGCCCGCCCCTTCCACTAGCACGAGGTCTGCGGTCGCCTTCATCCGCTCGAAGCTATCGAGGATTGCTGGCATAAATTGCTCACGGGTTTTGAAATATTCCCGAGCACTCATAGTCGCAGCCCGCTTGCCGTGCACAATTACCTGGCTACCGGTATTTGTCTCAGGTTTTAGCAAAACGGGGTTCATATGAACGGACGGCTCGACACAAGCCGCCAAAGCCTGAAGCGCTTGAGCGCGTCCAATCTCACCACCATCCGCTGTTACAGCTGCATTGTTCGACATGTTCTGTGGTTTAAACGGGCGCACGGTTAGACCACGATTTTTATACGCGCGGCAAAGCCCTGCAACAATCAGC
This genomic interval from Hyphomicrobiales bacterium contains the following:
- the cobU gene encoding bifunctional adenosylcobinamide kinase/adenosylcobinamide-phosphate guanylyltransferase — protein: MITLVLGGARSGKSRYAEQLGHDWLEVNPKGERLYIATCQAFDDEMSNRIDKHKQQRGDNWKTIEEPFQLSDCLTRDANKSRFILVDCLTLWLTNHLLAENNIDQEISNLCDALTKAEGEIVLVANEVGLGIVPENKLARQFRDHAGICNQRVAEVADRVVFIAAGLPLAMKG
- a CDS encoding response regulator — protein: MLEASNSDRKKIYIVDDDISVRDALRTIFDLEGYQPILFDRGDQLLDGLRVHGDHPILLDVHMPGSSGLDILSAIEATKYEAPIFIISGQGDIPMAVEAIKAGAHDFIEKPFDSDKIIERVNDGIAKFAAKDRAGAPSFPGADLLTTRESEVLKLIAAGASNKEAGLDLTISPRTIEVHRARIMEKLGAKNAADLVRIVLSPPSQHLPS
- a CDS encoding DUF1636 domain-containing protein; translated protein: MSRAIIVCKSCRYTAEEKVDGEGVTGGERLAEHLQKALEGRDDITIQEQDCLWACSQHCNVVMSDTERFSYLAGRFEPKQEAADAIVEWFDKHGTSKTGQVPFREWPQEMKGHFIARLPVQGSPENTDPE
- a CDS encoding ATP-binding protein, giving the protein MVERSRSGALEYSVRGNDKTDADNYRASNDLTVFEARFNTVLKTASDGIIVTNDRARVLMYNKSCEALFGYQAGEIVGRYATLLMPPRHARTDIGSIIDYVKNGGDDVIGTTHQVYGQHKDGSLIPIELTIGEADTPAGRQFIGVVKDLRAHQTNQNRIDELQQQVLKLSRHNAIEEVNAGMAHEINQPLTALTLYLQAIEKKNKVFDLLDKDMSDILSKAMRETERAGKIIQRMRWFGKYALMQDTSANIATLIQDAFELTTVGNQRSGLEININIEENLPDLRIDAIQIQQIFVNLIRNAIEAVADHKKATIWINAKYENDFVAISVADSGSGIPEEARGQLFCTFASNKDTGMGLGLAISNTIAENHGGHFDVDYGGNEQGATFTFHLPVNQKG
- a CDS encoding PAS domain-containing hybrid sensor histidine kinase/response regulator; amino-acid sequence: MMSDLLATFGKIDLTSGLAIALISLVYMGFLFLVATYGDRQAGSERWLRWRPTIYALSIAVYCTSWTFFGSVGVAARSGFDFLAIYICPVLLVTVGYPLLRRIIRLSKEERITSIADFLASRYGKRQSVAVIATLIAVIGTVPYIALQLKALSTSVAIMVSDQTLSNEASIPFFSDLPLLIAISMAAFAILFGARHTDATEHQNGLMLAVATESVIKLVAFLAVGIYVTWFMFDGPGDLYQQGEESGVLYRSLIQEQGDGLWISFAILSFGAFFILPRQFHVMVVESNGGNESRRAIWLFPLYLILINLFVAPIALAGLLSFDTAVNEDSFVLALPLSHGADFISIVAFLGGLSAATAMVIVATVALAIMVSNDIVVPWIVRRSSNRVIPYRDMYGLILNIRRGAIFLIILLAYVYYRVAGDTAALVSIGILSFAAAAQLAPAFFGGLFWKRATSRGAIASMGVGFLLWAYTLILPTFVDSGLIDPSILANGPFGIEALKPRALFGTEFSPLMHGTLWSLGVNSLLFVVVSLMTTQSPIERLQSDVFVARSYVPSHVYKRWHTPIKVGELQDTVGHYLGQERVARSFDRFARENSLVLNPDNIADVPLLRFAEQLLASAIGASSARLVMTLLISRQRADPQEAVQLLDEATAAIQYNRELLQVAIDEVEQGLAVFDSDLRLTCWNRNFRTILDLPVEFGEVGTSLGRILRHMAEAGEFGLGSIEGDIASRIASYSGSTEVITERLAIARRAVEVRTKPMPEGGFVLSINDITNRILNEEALTRSNETLEARVRTRTEELMYLNSELTDAKAEADDANIGKTRFLAAAGHDILQPLNAARLYATTLADRATRDGDQVTEEYVQKINASLGGVEDILGAVLDIGRLDTGALKPRFAIFAIQDVFDQLEVEFAPQAMEKDLSLTISHSAAFVNSDERLLRRLLQNLISNAIKYTETGKVLVAAKGSKNDFVIEVTDTGQGIAETHRGDIFREFHRLEDGARAASGLGLGLSIVERISKVLNHPIEFESELGQGSKFSVGVKSVAKPANIDKASKELVAPSPVSAQLNGLVILCIDNEPEILKGMRSMLSGWDCTVLTADSLKNALDVIDEHGDVPDGIIADYHLDVGTGIDVIEECRNRHRADLPSILLTADRSRAVQNTAEERAILVLRKPLKPAALRALLSQWRLTRVAAE
- the mscL gene encoding large conductance mechanosensitive channel protein MscL encodes the protein MLKEFKEFAMKGNMVDMAVGIVIGAAFGAIISSLVDDVFMPVIGLLLGGIDFSNWFIPLGEGTFATVEAAKEAGVATINIGLFINAIIKFIIIAFALFMVIKGINSAKKKEEEAPAEPAAPPANEVLLAEIRDLLRK
- a CDS encoding response regulator transcription factor: MTAPCIVVADDHPLFRDALSGIISVGFSGASVVSAEDLTTTIKALEETADVDLVLLDLNMPGVQGFSGLIFLRGQYPTIPIIVVSGSEDLDTIRRSVSLGASGFIPKSSDTDTIKSAMNNVLNGGVWVPDQAAIDNETEDDELLEIASRLSTLTPQQMRVLMMLKEGLLNKQIAYELTVSEATVKAHVSAILQKLDVNSRTQAVIVASKIATT
- a CDS encoding response regulator; this encodes MQDVDFSELSFVVAEDGAYMRAIIRNMLQGFGCRQIHEAEDGATALELIERVMPDIVILDWIMPVLDGSDVMRMIRQPEHPMAYVPVIMVTAHTERKRILEARQLGVNEVLGKPFSAKAVSQRIRSVIMNSRSFVNEGGYFGPEPREVISNRSTASAALRAKQQAQGEEQEA